Proteins co-encoded in one Ziziphus jujuba cultivar Dongzao chromosome 9, ASM3175591v1 genomic window:
- the LOC112492978 gene encoding transcription factor UPBEAT1: MGLSQYSLLQPFDLEGVIQKNEKKCNSNGSLWSKVLEARAKRRCQLATKQRMSMKNMHVMRSRTSRRILMKRTARGGGSRRPSKGIERRVKTLKKLVPNTESSVGLDGLFRETADYILSLQMRVRVMQIMVKVLTNSDE, translated from the coding sequence ATGGGACTTTCTCAATATTCCCTCCTCCAACCCTTTGATTTGGAGGGTGTTATccaaaaaaacgaaaagaagTGCAATTCAAATGGGTCGTTGTGGAGCAAAGTTTTGGAAGCTCGGGCAAAGAGAAGGTGTCAATTAGCGACGAAACAGAGGATGAGCATGAAAAATATGCATGTGATGAGAAGCAGAACAAGTAGGAGGATTCTGATGAAGAGGACGGCACGTGGTGGGGGTTCAAGACGGCCATCGAAGGGGATTGAGAGAAGGGTCAAAACCCTGAAGAAACTGGTTCCAAACACCGAGTCGTCGGTAGGGCTGGATGGTCTTTTTAGAGAGACAGCTGATTACATTTTGTCTCTGCAAATGAGAGTAAGAGTCATGCAAATTATGGTTAAGGTATTGACAAATTCCGACGAGTGA